The Juglans regia cultivar Chandler chromosome 2, Walnut 2.0, whole genome shotgun sequence genome includes a window with the following:
- the LOC108998103 gene encoding dolichyl-diphosphooligosaccharide--protein glycosyltransferase subunit DAD1-like, translating into MAKSTSKDAQVLFHSLRSAYASTPTNLKIIDLYVGFSVFTALIQVVYMAIVGSFPFNSFLSGLLSCIGTAVLAVCLRIQVNKENKEFKDLAPERAFADFVLCNLVLHLVIMNFLG; encoded by the exons ATGGCGAAGTCGACGAGCAAAGACGCCCAAGTCCTTTTCCACTCTCTCCGTTCTGCTTATGCGTCCACCCCCACTAAtctcaaa ATAATCGATCTCTACGTGGGTTTCTCCGTATTCACTGCTCTGATCCAG GTGGTTTACATGGCTATTGTTGGATCATTCCCATTCAACTCATTTCTTTCCGGCCTACTTTCTTGCATAGGGACAGCAGTCCTCGCTG TATGCCTCCGCATCCAAGTGaacaaagaaaacaaggaaTTCAAG GATTTAGCCCCAGAGCGTGCTTTTGCTGATTTTGTTCTCTGCAATTTGGTGCTCCATTTGGTTATTATGAATTTCCTCGGATAA